One Phycisphaerae bacterium DNA window includes the following coding sequences:
- a CDS encoding protein-L-isoaspartate(D-aspartate) O-methyltransferase, translating into MVTDPCLEARQRMVEEQIRARGVVDERVLRLMAEIPRERFIPAAEQHGAFSDRAVPLECGQTVSQPFMVAVMTEYLDVEPEHRVLEIGTGSGYQTAILARLAREVYTIERLPLLRQQAQTLLNSLDIGNVIYRTGDGSLGWPEMAPFDRIMVTAAAPDVPKSLIEQLAEGGRMVIPVGQEGEQTLTLVHCSAGRIEETPRFLCRFVKLIGREAWSQ; encoded by the coding sequence ATGGTCACCGATCCTTGTCTTGAAGCCCGTCAACGAATGGTCGAGGAGCAGATCCGGGCCCGCGGCGTTGTGGATGAGCGGGTGCTCCGACTCATGGCCGAGATACCACGGGAGCGGTTCATCCCGGCCGCGGAGCAGCATGGAGCGTTCAGCGATCGTGCGGTGCCCCTGGAATGCGGCCAGACGGTTTCTCAGCCCTTCATGGTCGCGGTCATGACCGAGTACCTTGACGTCGAGCCGGAACACCGCGTTCTGGAAATCGGCACCGGCTCGGGCTACCAGACCGCGATCTTGGCACGACTGGCTCGCGAAGTGTACACCATCGAGCGGCTGCCGCTTCTCCGGCAGCAGGCTCAGACCTTGCTCAATTCACTGGACATCGGAAACGTCATCTATCGAACCGGGGACGGGAGTCTGGGTTGGCCGGAGATGGCCCCCTTCGATCGCATCATGGTCACAGCGGCCGCCCCGGATGTGCCGAAATCGCTGATCGAGCAGCTCGCGGAGGGGGGACGGATGGTCATTCCCGTCGGCCAGGAAGGTGAACAGACTCTCACCCTCGTGCATTGCTCGGCGGGCCGCATCGAGGAGACGCCGCGTTTCCTGTGCCGGTTTGTGAAGCTGATCGGCCGGGAGGCGTGGAGCCAGTGA
- a CDS encoding DUF4091 domain-containing protein, with the protein MTSVFSNQLLLGDPGPLESDAGHVITIPQVGSSPVSADLSRPPWTQAAVVTGFTRLGERRLAAEQTWVYLAYEAEALRVAFRCQGRSGARLKQAASQPDDRTWRDDSIELLLDPWHSHQRFIHFAVNSAGVVYDAWERRREWNGRAEVQTASDDKGWTLAMRIPFAELRRSMPVEGDAWAVQFCHNSSRPERSTWAPTRGSYQTPEAFGHIVFGGKRTAVARFRKVDPVTMGENRLALDSGGDLRFVAEEKQNGETSGRTVTRRQEGTVGADGSVSFALHDDRIRRIDLRLVDATGTVLARCWYPMTSPEVAARVPILRKRFDETRAGLSQCPALTRHPLSEVLVEAERPLNEAERITADPRLHGGENWERLQKLVTDLALKLDQPWSYARTRAVIPNAGFAIGLAGPMEKVMIKDFPFEGAIDDHYDLSLARNEHEGFQVIVIPVLSALAKASVTVSPLKSASRTGDGADTTVSVALVGHVDVADQVRYDADYHGWWPDPLLDFQTTGDAQPGEHVAFWIDVATSARTPAGDYQGTVTVKADGQAPIELRLNVRVWDFELPRRGHLPNAFTYNEPVTRTFYRGTWNEELARKYHDLILDHRLNIDHLYRGDAPDIGVVKYGVSRGMNAFNVGGEFRHDQPKNPERLARYVERLKQEGLFDYAYVYGFDEVQAEKFAEMKETFAFVHRRYPGLETMTTAQDRSFGARTGLREVVDIWVPLTDAYDRAEARQLRAERKKMWWYVCIVPSHPSANWFIEYPAIESRLLTGAMSYKYEVDGFLYYLINEWQPNRRPIAQGPYTEWNPASYSERKDPNDREKITAYANGDGSLICPGPNGPLSTVRLENIRDGFEDYEYLYRLKELTGKIVTLPETPQRKAWLERAGQLLAVPDNVVRTTTDYTHEPTRLAAFRATVAQTIIEATKLHVGP; encoded by the coding sequence TTGACGAGCGTTTTCTCCAACCAGCTCCTTCTCGGTGACCCGGGTCCGCTGGAGAGCGATGCGGGGCATGTCATCACCATCCCCCAAGTGGGGTCTTCACCCGTGAGTGCCGATTTGAGTCGCCCGCCGTGGACACAAGCGGCGGTCGTCACCGGTTTCACAAGGCTGGGGGAGCGGCGGTTGGCGGCCGAGCAGACCTGGGTGTACCTCGCCTACGAAGCCGAGGCCCTGCGGGTGGCGTTCCGATGCCAGGGGCGAAGCGGGGCCCGGTTGAAGCAAGCCGCAAGCCAGCCTGACGACAGAACCTGGCGCGATGACAGTATCGAACTACTGCTCGACCCTTGGCACTCGCACCAGCGATTCATCCACTTCGCAGTGAACTCGGCCGGCGTGGTCTATGACGCGTGGGAGCGCCGGCGAGAGTGGAACGGCCGCGCCGAGGTCCAGACCGCGTCCGACGACAAGGGATGGACACTGGCCATGAGAATCCCGTTCGCCGAGCTGCGCCGGTCCATGCCCGTGGAGGGAGACGCCTGGGCGGTCCAATTCTGCCACAACAGTTCGCGGCCGGAGCGGAGCACCTGGGCACCGACTCGGGGCAGCTACCAGACACCCGAGGCGTTCGGGCACATCGTCTTCGGGGGGAAGAGAACAGCCGTGGCTCGGTTCCGGAAGGTCGATCCGGTGACGATGGGCGAGAACCGGCTGGCGCTGGATTCGGGCGGAGATTTGCGCTTCGTGGCCGAGGAAAAACAGAACGGCGAGACCAGCGGCCGGACAGTCACACGCCGACAGGAAGGAACCGTCGGGGCGGACGGCAGTGTGTCCTTTGCCCTGCATGACGATCGAATCCGCAGGATTGACTTGCGCCTGGTCGATGCGACCGGCACCGTCTTGGCCCGGTGCTGGTACCCGATGACCTCGCCGGAAGTGGCCGCCAGGGTGCCGATCCTGCGAAAGCGGTTCGACGAGACCAGAGCCGGCCTGAGCCAATGTCCCGCCCTCACGCGCCACCCGCTCAGCGAGGTGTTGGTTGAGGCCGAGCGGCCGCTCAATGAGGCCGAGCGCATCACCGCGGATCCAAGGCTGCACGGCGGCGAAAACTGGGAGCGGCTCCAGAAGTTGGTCACCGACCTGGCTCTGAAGTTGGACCAACCCTGGTCATACGCTCGAACACGAGCCGTGATCCCGAATGCCGGTTTCGCCATTGGGCTGGCCGGCCCGATGGAGAAGGTCATGATCAAGGACTTCCCCTTCGAGGGGGCCATCGACGATCACTACGACCTTTCGCTCGCCCGCAACGAGCATGAAGGATTCCAGGTGATCGTGATTCCGGTGCTCTCGGCGCTGGCCAAGGCATCGGTGACCGTGTCGCCGCTCAAGTCCGCGAGCCGCACCGGCGATGGTGCGGACACCACGGTGAGCGTGGCCCTGGTCGGTCACGTCGATGTGGCCGACCAGGTGCGCTACGACGCGGACTATCACGGCTGGTGGCCGGACCCCCTGCTGGACTTCCAGACCACCGGTGATGCCCAGCCCGGCGAGCATGTCGCCTTCTGGATCGACGTCGCCACGTCGGCGCGGACGCCGGCCGGCGACTATCAGGGCACGGTGACGGTCAAGGCCGATGGGCAGGCCCCGATCGAACTGCGACTGAACGTCCGGGTGTGGGATTTTGAACTGCCCCGGCGCGGACACCTGCCCAACGCGTTCACCTACAACGAGCCCGTGACCCGCACGTTCTATCGCGGAACATGGAACGAGGAGCTGGCTCGCAAGTACCACGATCTGATTCTCGATCACCGTCTGAACATCGATCACCTGTACCGCGGCGACGCACCGGACATCGGAGTCGTGAAATACGGCGTGTCCAGGGGCATGAACGCATTCAACGTCGGCGGCGAGTTTCGGCACGATCAGCCCAAAAACCCCGAGCGCCTCGCCCGATATGTCGAGAGGCTCAAGCAGGAGGGGCTGTTCGATTACGCCTACGTGTACGGCTTCGACGAGGTCCAGGCGGAGAAGTTCGCGGAGATGAAGGAGACCTTCGCCTTCGTGCATCGGCGATACCCGGGGCTGGAGACGATGACCACCGCCCAAGATCGCTCCTTTGGCGCTCGGACCGGGCTGCGCGAGGTGGTGGATATCTGGGTCCCGTTGACCGATGCCTACGATCGCGCCGAGGCCCGCCAGCTTCGAGCCGAGAGGAAGAAGATGTGGTGGTACGTCTGCATCGTGCCATCCCACCCCTCCGCGAACTGGTTCATCGAATATCCGGCTATCGAGTCGCGGCTGCTCACCGGCGCGATGAGCTACAAGTACGAGGTCGACGGCTTCCTCTACTACCTGATCAACGAATGGCAACCGAACCGCCGGCCGATCGCCCAGGGGCCGTATACCGAGTGGAACCCGGCCAGCTACAGCGAGAGGAAGGACCCCAACGACAGGGAGAAGATCACCGCCTACGCCAACGGTGACGGCAGCCTGATCTGCCCCGGCCCCAACGGACCACTCTCGACCGTGCGGCTGGAGAACATCCGCGACGGGTTCGAGGACTACGAATACTTGTACCGGCTCAAGGAGCTGACCGGGAAGATCGTCACCCTGCCGGAGACCCCGCAGCGCAAAGCCTGGCTGGAGCGGGCGGGCCAACTGCTGGCCGTACCGGACAACGTGGTCCGCACCACGACGGACTACACGCACGAGCCCACCCGGCTGGCAGCCTTCAGGGCGACGGTGGCCCAGACCATCATCGAGGCAACCAAGCTGCACGTCGGGCCGTGA
- the rlmN gene encoding 23S rRNA (adenine(2503)-C(2))-methyltransferase RlmN, whose product MNNPVRRHLLEATLDDLGRYCAQCELPAYRPRQVLDWVYKQGAADFATMTNLPKSLRQQLAKDWVIHTAAEARRQVASDGTTKLLLAWPDGATSECVLIPDDKRRTACISSQVGCPVGCAFCASGLNGLQRNLTAGQIVEQAMRVRELCAADPATPERLGNIVLMGLGEPLANYDAVLQAVSIINAEWGMGIGARSITLSTVGLPTRIRQLAGEGLQVNLAISLHAPTDELRQELIPWARNVSIAELTDAARDFFERTHREVTLEYVLLGGVNDTLEHANQLVTLCRRMRCNVNLIRYNPVPGLPFERPTSQITHAFVDRLRERGVNAHVRKGRGLDIDAACGQLRRATGKPVTDDLVPGPNQPTP is encoded by the coding sequence ATGAACAACCCGGTACGCCGACATCTCCTGGAGGCAACCCTGGACGATCTCGGTCGATACTGCGCCCAGTGCGAACTGCCCGCCTACCGGCCCCGGCAGGTGCTGGACTGGGTCTACAAACAGGGCGCGGCCGATTTCGCAACCATGACCAACCTGCCAAAAAGCCTGCGCCAACAGCTGGCCAAGGACTGGGTAATCCATACCGCAGCCGAGGCCAGGCGGCAGGTGGCCTCCGACGGCACAACCAAGCTGCTGTTGGCATGGCCAGACGGGGCAACCAGCGAGTGCGTCCTGATCCCGGACGACAAGCGGCGCACGGCGTGCATCTCCAGCCAGGTGGGATGTCCGGTCGGGTGCGCGTTCTGCGCCAGCGGACTGAACGGCCTGCAGCGCAACCTGACCGCCGGACAGATCGTCGAACAGGCCATGCGAGTCCGCGAACTCTGTGCGGCCGACCCGGCAACTCCCGAACGGCTGGGCAACATCGTACTCATGGGCCTCGGCGAACCGCTGGCCAACTACGACGCGGTGCTCCAGGCGGTGTCGATCATCAACGCCGAATGGGGCATGGGCATCGGAGCTCGGAGCATCACCCTCAGCACCGTCGGCCTGCCCACCCGGATCCGCCAGCTGGCCGGCGAGGGTCTGCAGGTCAATCTGGCCATCTCCCTCCATGCTCCCACCGATGAGCTGCGGCAGGAGTTGATACCATGGGCCCGCAACGTCTCCATCGCCGAGTTGACCGACGCGGCCCGCGACTTCTTCGAGCGGACACACCGCGAAGTCACCCTCGAATACGTCCTTCTCGGCGGGGTCAACGACACCCTTGAGCACGCCAATCAACTGGTCACCCTCTGCCGGCGGATGCGATGCAACGTCAATCTGATCCGGTATAACCCGGTGCCGGGCCTGCCGTTCGAGCGACCCACATCCCAGATCACGCACGCTTTCGTCGATCGGCTCCGCGAACGCGGCGTCAATGCCCACGTGAGAAAAGGTCGCGGTCTGGACATCGACGCGGCCTGCGGACAGCTTCGCCGGGCCACCGGCAAGCCGGTCACTGATGACCTGGTTCCGGGTCCCAACCAGCCCACTCCCTAG
- a CDS encoding SUMF1/EgtB/PvdO family nonheme iron enzyme, with protein sequence MNLGGLVFVVVFLAGTASGPGQAAPAAVTGKDGGVMVLVPAGSFIMGTGEGRPEEGPSRRVDLPAFYIDKTEVTVGQYARFLQETGSRPPTGWAEQGSPRGRERLPVTNITWYDAMGYARWAGKRLPTEAEWEKAARGIDGRRFPWGQIDEVARRNLAEDKDVVEVGTHPAGASPCGGLDMAGNAWEWTADWFEVYPGSAARSIHFGRQYKTVRGGGATYFYGQPNTGRCAQRARLVPYGAHDALGFRCVMDVDPEHPAYDPKAVLKEAEDGLQASLREPARLSDELEYEALLTTGRVPITIVGEPGQRGHVRAGFPLPEGRIQEGASLRLVKADGAVVPMTARALSRWKDGSVRWALLDFAGEAGQPLQVEVSGECPVASPLAPGLRLQRTGDVVTIDTGRIVARLTPADLVERVTIRDRGSHDGSPLLGRMSIEAQVDTDGVSLSLHALAAERIQVEEGGEQHATVRLSGWLGDINGRKSALEYELRVLAAAGCGRLGLLLTVTHLAPRRQPFDEPAPVIRLADLAVRFVRGGAPARLIVGTEQEALVLPAAERTEVLQPDDLSYTVHQPGGKDYQGHRHPGWLAVQLEEGWCTLGLRHFWQNCPKSLLVTADAVGARLWAGNKPFEWEAGLAKTHELVIECAATPPEHVDLDPLRITMPPAWMCGTEAAGGILPRTREVIALLPYWECWRDSAMRAWLNAMPFGMRDFGDAYMGGPYKGKNAYADLEYDVHLNFMFQYLRTGETWYIDVAEPMARHQADIDVNHHSGHPWKHSPQHTTTEADLGHVFVRGLLLHHLLTGERRSLEVAMRVGDWIAGNLERGQGTGNERQIGWSLYALTGLYEVTREPRYLHAAEALCHRLIAGQASTGKFAIRWDNRIAFFNGIAMNGMLSVQALNGDPQLAEGILKVAGRTLGFYPEYACRTLNAYCWAAGRTRDPRFIDAVERTWRSSLEFLMDRSAEAEETHAWRFPRFAVRYNLLPLFDKVPGPLPEPAKWKATRFRSAEVEVCLRPAEKGPAPVMVIREGLAEGKAELLDGAGRTVRVFELCDAARFFEAAVFTLAGQDTYRLRLTGARVRGWQIQRDAGARMTVHDPGCVQLPFLLPRAYGYLTEGVEQVKIRFEAVGEGFHGVSLYDPAGKPVAVVRHFIDFQDPGRYELELKAPIEGEVAGWSLQIDEARILSIEGFSPYWASDPAELFHPR encoded by the coding sequence ATGAACCTCGGGGGGCTGGTTTTCGTTGTGGTCTTTCTGGCTGGCACGGCCTCTGGCCCTGGCCAGGCGGCGCCCGCGGCGGTGACCGGCAAGGACGGGGGGGTGATGGTCCTGGTGCCTGCCGGCTCATTCATCATGGGCACCGGTGAAGGCAGGCCTGAGGAGGGGCCGTCTCGTCGGGTGGATCTGCCTGCGTTTTACATCGACAAGACCGAGGTGACCGTCGGCCAGTACGCTCGCTTCCTGCAGGAGACCGGCAGCAGGCCGCCGACGGGCTGGGCGGAGCAGGGGTCGCCCCGGGGCCGCGAGCGGCTGCCGGTCACGAACATCACCTGGTACGACGCCATGGGCTATGCCCGCTGGGCGGGTAAGCGGCTGCCGACGGAGGCGGAGTGGGAGAAGGCGGCGCGTGGGATCGACGGTCGGCGGTTTCCATGGGGCCAGATCGACGAAGTGGCCCGCCGCAACCTGGCGGAGGACAAGGATGTGGTCGAGGTCGGCACCCATCCGGCAGGTGCGTCCCCGTGCGGCGGTCTGGACATGGCCGGCAATGCCTGGGAGTGGACCGCCGACTGGTTCGAGGTCTACCCCGGTTCGGCTGCCCGGTCGATCCACTTCGGCCGGCAATACAAGACTGTCCGCGGCGGCGGCGCGACCTACTTCTACGGTCAGCCGAACACCGGCCGATGTGCTCAGCGGGCGCGCCTGGTGCCGTACGGAGCCCACGACGCGCTCGGGTTCCGCTGTGTCATGGATGTAGATCCGGAGCATCCGGCGTACGATCCGAAGGCGGTGCTGAAGGAGGCGGAGGATGGCCTTCAAGCTTCGCTGCGTGAACCTGCCAGGCTCTCCGACGAACTGGAATACGAGGCTCTGCTGACGACCGGTCGCGTGCCAATCACGATCGTGGGTGAGCCGGGACAGCGGGGGCACGTGCGTGCCGGGTTCCCTCTTCCCGAAGGCAGAATCCAGGAGGGGGCGAGTCTGCGGCTGGTGAAGGCCGACGGAGCGGTCGTGCCCATGACGGCCAGGGCTCTCTCGAGGTGGAAAGACGGTTCGGTTCGGTGGGCCCTGCTCGACTTTGCCGGCGAGGCGGGACAGCCACTTCAGGTGGAAGTCTCCGGCGAGTGTCCGGTCGCCTCCCCGCTTGCGCCTGGTCTGCGCCTTCAGCGGACCGGTGACGTGGTCACGATCGACACCGGCCGCATCGTTGCCCGCCTCACGCCCGCCGATCTTGTTGAGCGGGTAACGATTCGCGATCGTGGTTCGCACGACGGTTCGCCATTGCTCGGCAGGATGAGCATCGAAGCCCAGGTGGATACTGATGGCGTGTCACTCTCATTACACGCTCTTGCTGCAGAGAGGATTCAGGTGGAAGAGGGTGGCGAGCAGCATGCCACGGTGCGGCTGAGCGGCTGGCTGGGTGACATCAACGGCCGGAAGTCGGCCCTGGAGTATGAGCTGCGGGTCCTGGCGGCGGCGGGTTGCGGACGGCTGGGTCTCTTGCTGACCGTGACTCATCTGGCTCCCCGCAGGCAGCCATTCGATGAACCGGCCCCGGTGATTCGGTTGGCGGATCTGGCGGTGCGTTTCGTTCGGGGCGGCGCGCCGGCTCGACTCATCGTCGGCACGGAGCAGGAGGCTCTTGTGCTGCCGGCCGCGGAGCGGACCGAGGTGCTCCAGCCTGATGATCTCAGCTACACGGTTCATCAGCCTGGCGGAAAGGACTATCAGGGCCATCGCCACCCCGGCTGGCTGGCTGTGCAGCTCGAGGAGGGCTGGTGTACGCTCGGCCTGCGGCACTTCTGGCAGAACTGCCCCAAGAGCCTGTTGGTGACGGCGGATGCCGTGGGGGCGAGGCTGTGGGCGGGGAACAAGCCTTTCGAATGGGAGGCCGGCCTGGCCAAGACGCACGAACTGGTGATCGAATGCGCGGCCACGCCGCCGGAGCATGTTGATCTCGATCCGTTGCGGATCACGATGCCTCCGGCGTGGATGTGCGGCACGGAGGCGGCTGGTGGGATTCTGCCCCGAACCCGCGAGGTCATCGCGCTCCTGCCCTACTGGGAATGCTGGCGCGACTCGGCGATGCGGGCCTGGCTCAACGCGATGCCGTTTGGTATGCGCGATTTCGGCGACGCCTACATGGGCGGGCCCTACAAGGGCAAGAACGCCTACGCCGATCTCGAATACGACGTGCACCTGAACTTCATGTTTCAGTATCTGCGCACCGGTGAGACGTGGTATATCGACGTGGCCGAGCCGATGGCCCGCCACCAGGCGGACATCGACGTCAATCACCACAGCGGGCACCCCTGGAAGCACAGTCCCCAGCACACCACGACCGAAGCCGACCTCGGCCACGTCTTCGTGCGCGGCCTGCTTCTGCACCATCTGCTGACCGGTGAACGTCGCTCGCTGGAGGTGGCCATGCGGGTCGGCGACTGGATCGCCGGGAACCTCGAGAGGGGTCAGGGTACCGGCAACGAGCGGCAAATCGGCTGGTCGCTGTACGCTCTCACTGGGCTCTACGAGGTCACCCGCGAGCCGCGCTACCTTCACGCGGCCGAGGCTTTGTGCCACCGCCTCATCGCCGGTCAGGCGTCGACGGGCAAGTTCGCGATCCGCTGGGACAACCGCATCGCCTTCTTCAATGGCATCGCCATGAACGGCATGCTCAGCGTGCAGGCGCTGAACGGCGATCCGCAGCTGGCCGAGGGCATTCTGAAGGTTGCCGGCCGGACCCTGGGGTTCTACCCGGAGTACGCCTGTCGGACGTTGAACGCGTACTGCTGGGCGGCCGGGCGGACGCGTGATCCGCGGTTCATCGACGCCGTGGAGCGCACCTGGCGGAGCTCGCTCGAGTTTCTCATGGACCGCTCGGCCGAGGCTGAGGAGACCCACGCCTGGCGGTTCCCACGGTTCGCCGTCCGGTACAACCTGCTGCCGCTGTTCGACAAGGTGCCCGGCCCGCTGCCCGAGCCGGCCAAGTGGAAGGCCACGCGGTTCAGAAGCGCGGAAGTCGAGGTGTGCCTGCGACCCGCCGAGAAGGGCCCCGCCCCTGTCATGGTCATTCGCGAGGGGCTCGCGGAGGGCAAGGCAGAGCTGCTCGATGGCGCCGGTCGGACGGTGCGGGTCTTCGAGCTGTGCGACGCGGCCCGTTTCTTTGAAGCAGCCGTGTTCACGCTGGCGGGCCAGGACACCTATCGCCTTCGCCTGACCGGGGCGAGGGTCCGGGGCTGGCAGATCCAGCGCGATGCGGGCGCGCGAATGACGGTGCACGATCCCGGCTGCGTCCAGTTGCCCTTTCTGCTTCCTCGGGCCTACGGCTATCTGACCGAGGGCGTCGAGCAGGTGAAGATTCGTTTCGAAGCGGTGGGCGAGGGCTTCCACGGGGTCAGCCTCTACGACCCGGCCGGCAAGCCGGTCGCCGTGGTGCGGCATTTCATCGATTTCCAGGATCCCGGCCGATACGAACTTGAACTCAAGGCTCCGATCGAAGGTGAGGTCGCAGGCTGGTCGCTGCAGATCGACGAGGCCAGGATCCTCTCGATCGAAGGTTTCTCGCCCTACTGGGCCAGTGACCCGGCGGAGCTGTTCCATCCGCGATGA
- a CDS encoding DEAD/DEAH box helicase, with product MLPGMDRDEVCSKFLESLRFELYLFQEEALLAWFGSAGGVMVCAPTGMGKTLIAEAAVFEALHTRKRLYYTTPLIALTDQKFREMQDLAERWGFSRDDIGLITGNRRVNPDATVRVVVAEILLNHLLSTDTALSGLVDVGAVVMDEFHSFNDPERGVVWELSLVLLPKHVRVMLLSATVGNPYDFCRWLRVQHERDLTMVLSNERRVPLEFVWVGDKLLTEHLLSMVSADDVENRTPALVFCFNRDECWEVAEQMKGLSLVTAAVRTQIEAYLDTVRGDLEDGVGPKLRQMLLRGVGVHHAGVLPKHKEIVEELFNRKLVPFVICTETLAAGVNLPARSVVLSTLLKGKRGEKKLVASSSAHQMFGRAGRPQFDTKGYVFVVAHEDDAKLAKWHKKFDQIDPRSKDPGILRARKELERKKPARRKTEQYWHEGQFKQLIEAGPARLYSRSMIPYPVLCYLLTKTGAQQAVRSFLSKRFETVEHIERWQEQLGFMLNNLAGFGYLTRSEDGDRVTLDDSIYRLLSFRSVDPLYGMFLVEQLVRSSFEEKVMALESVLQVPPVIERHVRIPEDLPPGPLQTQVIEPLLIQMGVVVAQVNAGADDDDDDYGVEGLLAEEEQRPPTFPEMLKIVFEARLAAPEPVFVQPKWIGGALPDVVGDFYKLVKSRDLVKQEGLILRHLLRLVILAGEFYLHTEDPDYQRIAELATAACRRVDPRYTDRFLEQAAEVRKLTPG from the coding sequence ATGCTACCGGGCATGGATCGTGACGAAGTCTGCTCGAAGTTCCTCGAGTCGCTGAGGTTTGAGCTCTATCTCTTCCAGGAGGAGGCCCTGCTGGCGTGGTTCGGTTCGGCCGGCGGGGTCATGGTCTGCGCCCCGACCGGCATGGGCAAGACCCTGATTGCCGAGGCGGCGGTTTTCGAGGCCCTTCACACCCGCAAGCGGCTGTACTACACCACGCCGCTCATTGCTCTGACCGACCAGAAGTTTCGCGAGATGCAGGATCTGGCCGAGAGGTGGGGATTCTCGCGCGACGACATCGGGCTCATCACCGGCAACCGCCGGGTCAACCCTGACGCGACCGTCAGGGTGGTGGTGGCCGAGATCCTGCTCAACCATCTGCTCTCGACGGACACCGCGCTTTCCGGCCTGGTGGACGTGGGAGCGGTGGTCATGGACGAGTTTCACAGCTTCAACGATCCGGAGCGGGGTGTTGTCTGGGAGCTCTCGCTCGTTCTGCTGCCCAAGCACGTTCGGGTCATGCTGCTGTCGGCCACGGTGGGCAACCCGTACGACTTTTGCCGCTGGCTGCGCGTGCAGCACGAGCGTGACCTGACCATGGTGCTGTCCAATGAGCGTCGTGTGCCGCTCGAGTTTGTCTGGGTCGGCGACAAGCTTCTGACCGAGCATCTGCTGTCCATGGTTTCGGCCGACGATGTCGAGAACCGCACGCCCGCGCTGGTCTTCTGCTTCAACCGTGACGAATGCTGGGAAGTGGCGGAGCAGATGAAGGGTTTGTCGCTGGTGACCGCCGCCGTCCGGACGCAGATCGAGGCGTACCTGGACACGGTCAGGGGCGATCTGGAGGACGGGGTGGGGCCGAAGCTGCGCCAGATGCTGCTTCGCGGCGTGGGCGTGCACCATGCGGGCGTGTTGCCCAAGCACAAGGAGATCGTCGAGGAGTTGTTCAACCGCAAGCTGGTGCCGTTTGTGATCTGTACGGAGACCCTGGCCGCGGGCGTCAATCTGCCCGCCCGGTCGGTGGTTTTGAGCACTCTGCTCAAGGGCAAGCGTGGCGAGAAGAAGCTGGTGGCCTCGAGCAGTGCCCATCAGATGTTCGGGCGTGCCGGCCGGCCGCAGTTCGACACCAAGGGCTACGTTTTCGTCGTGGCCCACGAAGATGACGCCAAGCTGGCCAAGTGGCACAAGAAGTTCGACCAGATCGACCCGCGCTCCAAGGATCCGGGCATTCTCCGGGCTCGCAAGGAGCTGGAGCGGAAGAAGCCCGCGCGCCGCAAGACCGAGCAGTACTGGCACGAGGGCCAGTTCAAGCAGCTCATCGAGGCCGGGCCCGCCCGGCTCTACAGCCGCTCGATGATCCCGTACCCGGTCTTGTGCTACCTGTTGACCAAGACCGGGGCGCAGCAGGCGGTGCGTTCGTTCCTGTCCAAGCGGTTCGAGACCGTCGAGCACATCGAGCGCTGGCAGGAGCAGCTCGGGTTCATGCTCAACAATCTGGCCGGCTTCGGTTACCTAACCCGATCCGAGGACGGCGATCGCGTCACCCTGGACGACAGCATTTACAGGCTGCTCAGCTTCCGGAGCGTGGATCCGCTGTACGGCATGTTCCTGGTCGAGCAACTGGTGCGTAGCAGTTTTGAGGAGAAGGTCATGGCCCTGGAGTCGGTGCTCCAGGTTCCGCCGGTGATCGAGCGCCACGTGCGCATTCCGGAGGATTTGCCGCCCGGTCCGCTTCAGACTCAGGTCATTGAGCCGCTGCTGATTCAGATGGGTGTGGTTGTTGCCCAGGTCAATGCGGGGGCCGACGACGATGACGACGACTACGGAGTCGAAGGGCTGCTGGCCGAGGAGGAGCAGCGTCCGCCGACGTTTCCGGAGATGCTGAAGATCGTGTTCGAGGCTCGGCTGGCCGCTCCGGAACCGGTGTTCGTGCAGCCCAAGTGGATCGGCGGGGCCCTGCCCGACGTGGTGGGTGACTTCTACAAGCTGGTCAAGTCCCGCGATCTGGTCAAGCAGGAAGGGCTGATCCTGCGGCACCTGCTGCGACTGGTTATCCTGGCCGGCGAGTTCTACCTCCACACCGAGGATCCGGATTACCAGCGTATTGCCGAGCTTGCCACCGCGGCCTGCCGCCGGGTCGATCCGCGCTACACCGACCGGTTCCTGGAGCAGGCGGCGGAGGTGCGGAAGCTGACGCCGGGGTGA
- a CDS encoding response regulator, with protein sequence MKILHAHDDATSRIALRHILKAEPTWQITEARDDQAAWDLLEGGLEPNLCLFDIKMPRLNGHELVQRMRSDPRWRSMRVAMISSVRNREMILSLAALQISA encoded by the coding sequence ATGAAGATACTCCATGCCCACGACGACGCGACCTCGCGCATCGCTCTTCGCCACATCCTCAAGGCCGAGCCGACGTGGCAGATCACCGAGGCTCGGGACGACCAGGCCGCCTGGGATCTGCTGGAGGGCGGATTGGAGCCGAATCTGTGCCTCTTCGACATCAAGATGCCCCGATTGAACGGTCACGAACTCGTCCAGCGAATGCGATCCGATCCGCGATGGCGCAGCATGCGCGTGGCCATGATTTCCAGCGTGCGAAACCGCGAGATGATCCTGTCCCTGGCAGCACTGCAGATCTCCGCCTAG